One Methanomassiliicoccales archaeon genomic window carries:
- a CDS encoding MBL fold metallo-hydrolase, with translation MFVDKVKSEGLAHISYFVGSGTEACVIDPRRDCEVYVRMAKEKEVRIRFILETHRNEDYAVGSVELASMTGAEIFHGEALPFNYGRNLHDGQEFTLGDVRIKAIATPGHTYEHYCFSLTDLTTGDEPVMVFTGDALFVGDVGRTDLAGEDHREELSGMLYDSLFEKILPLGMGVIVHPAHGAGSVCGGNISEREDTTIGIELESNQMLSLTREQFVSAKMKERIEKPPYFTKMEEINLNGPPLLGRLPSPRPMPVSDFRTVMKGNMTILDIRMPHSFGGAHIAGALNIWLDGLSQYGGYYLDYTRPILLVVENRSQLTEAVQSLVRIGYDDIPGYLRVGMDMWCRAGAPVAMTHMTTPTQVKGWIESGKDIVLVDVRNIHELRSGVIANSKIIHIGSVESQLNAIPRDKPVVIYCSSGYRGSMGAGLLLKNGYSDVWNMLGGTNAWKALGYPMVEPAQD, from the coding sequence ATGTTCGTTGACAAGGTGAAGTCCGAAGGTTTGGCCCACATATCCTATTTTGTCGGATCAGGTACCGAGGCCTGTGTCATCGATCCCCGCCGTGATTGCGAAGTTTATGTGCGAATGGCGAAGGAGAAGGAGGTGCGCATCCGCTTTATCCTCGAAACGCACCGCAATGAAGATTATGCGGTCGGATCGGTCGAACTGGCCAGCATGACCGGGGCCGAGATATTCCATGGCGAGGCTCTACCGTTCAACTACGGTCGAAACCTGCACGACGGTCAGGAATTCACCCTGGGGGACGTCCGGATCAAGGCGATCGCCACACCCGGCCATACCTATGAGCACTACTGTTTTTCTCTTACTGACCTGACGACCGGAGATGAACCGGTCATGGTGTTTACCGGTGACGCGCTCTTCGTCGGGGATGTGGGGCGCACCGACCTTGCCGGTGAGGATCATCGGGAGGAACTGTCCGGAATGCTCTATGATTCCCTTTTCGAAAAGATCCTCCCTCTGGGCATGGGAGTGATCGTCCATCCCGCTCATGGTGCCGGATCGGTCTGCGGAGGGAACATCTCTGAACGGGAAGATACCACCATCGGGATCGAGCTGGAAAGCAACCAGATGCTGTCGCTGACCAGGGAGCAGTTCGTCTCAGCGAAGATGAAGGAAAGGATCGAGAAGCCCCCCTATTTCACGAAGATGGAGGAGATCAACCTCAATGGTCCGCCGTTGCTGGGGAGACTGCCATCGCCTAGACCCATGCCGGTGTCGGACTTCCGTACGGTCATGAAGGGGAACATGACCATTCTCGATATCAGGATGCCGCACTCGTTCGGAGGGGCGCATATAGCAGGTGCACTGAACATATGGCTGGATGGCCTGTCCCAATACGGCGGTTACTATCTCGATTATACAAGGCCGATCCTGCTGGTGGTCGAGAACAGAAGCCAGCTGACGGAGGCTGTGCAGTCATTGGTCAGGATCGGGTACGATGACATTCCCGGGTACCTCCGGGTGGGGATGGACATGTGGTGCCGGGCGGGGGCTCCGGTCGCCATGACCCATATGACCACTCCGACCCAGGTCAAGGGATGGATCGAATCCGGAAAGGATATCGTTCTGGTGGACGTGAGGAACATCCATGAGCTGCGGTCTGGGGTGATCGCGAACTCCAAGATCATCCACATCGGGTCGGTCGAGTCCCAGCTGAACGCGATACCTCGTGACAAGCCGGTCGTCATCTATTGCTCTTCCGGCTATCGCGGAAGCATGGGGGCCGGGTTGTTGCTCAAGAACGGTTACTCCGACGTATGGAACATGCTGGGCGGCACAAATGCTTGGAAGGCGCTCGGATATCCGATGGTGGAACCGGCTCAGGATTGA
- a CDS encoding CopG family ribbon-helix-helix protein yields MVVISISLNEQNVKDLDAIQKELGFSGRSEAVRTALRTLVAERNERKKMVGHVDGALIIVTEMGSSESIDEIYHKNQEMIKTHIHNHVGGDRCMNLLMIEGEASRVNRILDQLERLEGVSYLKFIQS; encoded by the coding sequence ATGGTCGTTATCAGCATTTCCCTCAACGAACAGAACGTGAAGGACCTCGACGCCATCCAGAAGGAGCTTGGCTTCTCCGGGCGATCGGAAGCGGTAAGGACAGCGTTGAGAACGCTGGTGGCCGAGCGAAACGAACGGAAGAAAATGGTAGGCCATGTTGACGGTGCCTTGATCATAGTCACAGAGATGGGCTCTTCGGAATCCATCGATGAGATCTACCATAAGAACCAGGAAATGATCAAGACCCACATCCACAACCATGTCGGAGGGGACCGTTGCATGAACCTGCTCATGATCGAGGGAGAGGCTTCGCGGGTCAACAGGATCCTGGACCAGCTGGAACGGCTGGAGGGCGTGAGCTATCTCAAGTTCATTCAATCCTGA